A stretch of the Rosa rugosa chromosome 5, drRosRugo1.1, whole genome shotgun sequence genome encodes the following:
- the LOC133710075 gene encoding cytochrome P450 CYP749A22-like, translated as MILIFVCVLLLLALIKAFHKLWWTPIRIQNLMAVQGIRGPSYRLLYGNSTEIANMKKEAMSRPISLSHDIFSHVQPHIHAWTKSYGKNFLQWYGVKPVLVVTEPELCKEILNNKDGVYPKPEPNIFVKKLFGDGVAMTGGEKWAKLRKLSNLAFHGESLKNMFPDMIASAEAMVERWKNHEGKEIEVFEEFRLLTSEVISRTAFGSSYLEGKKIFDMLMKLSSIIFRNLLNIRFPGMSKLFRTSDDIESEMVEKGIRDFIMAIVKKREKEAKAGEEDSFGKDFLGLLLKAHHATNDKQRISVDELVEECKTFYFAGQETTNTLLAWTTLLLALHPEWQEEARKEVLQLFGKETPTYDGIAKLKTMSMIINETLRLYPPAILLARKVSREVRLGKLLVPANVELLVPTLALHHEPQFWGEEVEFFKPERFSEGVAKATNDNMAAFMPFGLGPRICVGFNFAALEAKIAMSMILQRYSFTLSPGYVHSPFQYVTVRPHNGVQVILHPL; from the exons ATGATCTTAAtctttgtgtgtgtgttgctTCTCTTAGCTCTGATCAAGGCCTTTCACAAACTATGGTGGACTCCGATTCGCATTCAGAATCTGATGGCTGTGCAGGGAATCAGAGGTCCTTCTTACAGACTTCTCTATGGGAACTCCACAGAAATCGCCAACATGAAAAAGGAAGCCATGAGCAGACCCATAAGTTTATCACATGATATATTTTCTCACGTTCAACCCCATATTCACGCATGGACCAAGAGTTATG GGAAGAATTTTCTTCAATGGTATGGTGTTAAACCTGTTTTGGTCGTTACTGAACCTGAGTTGTGCAAAGAGATCCTCAATAACAAAGATGGAGTTTATCCAAAACCGGAGCCTAATATCTTTGTGAAGAAGCTATTTGGAGATGGCGTTGCCATGACAGGGGGTGAAAAATGGGCCAAGTTGAGAAAGCTGTCCAACCTTGCCTTTCATGGAGAGAGTTTAAAG AATATGTTTCCAGACATGATAGCTAGTGCTGAGGCGATGGTAGAAAGGTGGAAAAATcatgaaggaaaagaaattgAGGTGTTTGAAGAATTTAGGTTGCTGACTTCAGAAGTGATTTCCAGGACAGCATTTGGCAGCAGCTACTTAGAAGGGAAGAAGatttttgatatgttgatgaaGCTATCCTCCATAATATTCAGAAATCTTCTCAACATCAGGTTTCCTGGCATGAG TAAGCTTTTTAGAACTAGCGATGATATTGAATCAGAAATGGTTGAGAAAGGAATACGCGACTTCATAATGGCGATTgttaagaaaagagaaaaggaggCAAAGGCTGGAGAAGAAGATAGCTTTGGAAAAGATTTTCTAGGATTGCTTTTAAAGGCTCATCATGCTACAAATGACAAGCAGAGGATTTCGGTGGATGAATTGGTTGAGGAATGCAAGACGTTTTACTTTGCTGGACAAGAGACCACCAATACTTTGCTTGCTTGGACTACTCTTCTTCTGGCACTCCATCCTGAATGGCAAGAGGAAGCAAGAAAGGAGGTCCTGCAGTTATTTGGTAAAGAAACTCCAACTTATGATGGCATTGCCAAATTAAAAACA ATGAGTATGATCATTAATGAGACTCTAAGGTTATATCCTCCTGCTATTTTGCTTGCAAGGAAAGTTTCAAGGGAAGTTAGACTGGGAAAACTCTTGGTTCCTGCTAATGTTGAATTGCTCGTCCCAACTCTAGCACTTCACCATGAACCTCAGTTCTGGGGAGAAGAAGTGGAATTTTTCAAACCAGAGCGATTCTCTGAAGGGGTTGCTAAAGCTACTAATGATAACATGGCCGCCTTCATGCCCTTTGGATTGGGACCCCGAATATGTGTAGGATTCAACTTTGCTGCCCTTGAAGCAAAGATAGCTATGTCAATGATTCTACAACGCTACTCATTTACCCTTTCCCCAGGTTATGTCCACTCGCCTTTTCAGTATGTTACTGTTCGCCCTCATAATGGAGTTCAAGTAATTCTACACCCACTTTGA